In one window of Arachis ipaensis cultivar K30076 chromosome B06, Araip1.1, whole genome shotgun sequence DNA:
- the LOC107645227 gene encoding tryptophan synthase alpha chain isoform X2: MAIALKSACFLQLKKPEVNFQGFLPSKRAIVSVKRYTPVAAIKTMETVGLSETFTRLKKQGKVAFIPYITAGDPDLSTTAEALKVLDSCGSDIIELGVPYSDPLADGPVIQAAATRSLAKGTNFDAIISMLKEVVPQLSCPIALFTYYNPILKRGTEKFMSTIRDCGVHGLVVPDVPLEETKTLRMEAKNNGIELVLLTTPTTPTNRMKAIVDASEGFVYLVSSVGVTGARASVSDKVQTLLQEIKEATTKPVAVGFGISKPEHVKQIAGWGADGVIVGSAMVKLLGEANSPQEGLKELENLTNSLKSALP, translated from the exons ATGGCTATTGCCCTGAAATCAGCTTGCTTCTTGCAATTGAAGAAACCAGAGGTCAATTTCCAGGGCTTTCTTCCCTCCAAGAGAGCTATTGTTTCAGTAAAGAGGTATACTCCAGTGGCCGCTATCAAGACGATGGAAACAGTTGGGCTCTCTGAAACCTTCACTAGGCTGaagaaacaaggaaaa GTGGCATTCATTCCATACATCACAGCTGGTGATCCTGATCTTTCAACCACAGCAGAAGCACTGAAAGTTCTTGATTCATGTGGCTCCGACATAATTGAGCTAGGTGTTCCATACTCAGATCCTTTGGCAGATGGTCCTGTTATCCAG GCTGCTGCTACTCGTTCTCTAGCAAAGGGCACCAATTTTGATGCTATTATCTCTATGTTGAAAGAG GTTGTTCCACAATTGTCTTGTCCAATTGCACTTTTTACTTATTACAATCCGATACTAAAGCGTGGCACTGAGAAATTTATGTCTACCATTAGAGACTGTGGTGTTCACG GACTTGTAGTTCCCGATGTTCCTCTGGAAGAGACAAAAACTTTAAGGATGGAAGCAAAGAACAATGGAATTGAACTG GTACTCTTGACCACACCTACCACACCAACAAACAGAATGAAAGCCATTGTGGATGCGTCGGAAGGATTTGTGTATCTT GTGAGCTCAGTGGGTGTCACCGGAGCCCGAGCATCGGTTAGTGATAAGGTTCAAACTCTTttgcaggaaatcaaagag gCAACAACTAAGCCAGTGGCAGTTGGTTTCGGGATATCGAAACCTGAGCATGTGAAACAG ATAGCAGGATGGGGGGCAGATGGTGTGATTGTTGGAAGTGCTATGGTGAAGCTGCTTGGTGAGGCTAATTCGCCTCAAGAGGGATTGAAAGAACTGGAAAACTTAACCAACTCCTTAAAATCAGCACTTCCTTGA
- the LOC107645227 gene encoding tryptophan synthase alpha chain isoform X3, whose amino-acid sequence METVGLSETFTRLKKQGKVAFIPYITAGDPDLSTTAEALKVLDSCGSDIIELGVPYSDPLADGPVIQAAATRSLAKGTNFDAIISMLKEVVPQLSCPIALFTYYNPILKRGTEKFMSTIRDCGVHGLVVPDVPLEETKTLRMEAKNNGIELVNFFFTRTHNYRTFQVEHDGEGMVLLTTPTTPTNRMKAIVDASEGFVYLVSSVGVTGARASVSDKVQTLLQEIKEATTKPVAVGFGISKPEHVKQIAGWGADGVIVGSAMVKLLGEANSPQEGLKELENLTNSLKSALP is encoded by the exons ATGGAAACAGTTGGGCTCTCTGAAACCTTCACTAGGCTGaagaaacaaggaaaa GTGGCATTCATTCCATACATCACAGCTGGTGATCCTGATCTTTCAACCACAGCAGAAGCACTGAAAGTTCTTGATTCATGTGGCTCCGACATAATTGAGCTAGGTGTTCCATACTCAGATCCTTTGGCAGATGGTCCTGTTATCCAG GCTGCTGCTACTCGTTCTCTAGCAAAGGGCACCAATTTTGATGCTATTATCTCTATGTTGAAAGAG GTTGTTCCACAATTGTCTTGTCCAATTGCACTTTTTACTTATTACAATCCGATACTAAAGCGTGGCACTGAGAAATTTATGTCTACCATTAGAGACTGTGGTGTTCACG GACTTGTAGTTCCCGATGTTCCTCTGGAAGAGACAAAAACTTTAAGGATGGAAGCAAAGAACAATGGAATTGAACTGGTAAACTTCTTTTTTACCCGAACTCATAATTACAGAACCTTTCAAGTTGAGCATGATGGAGAAGGCATG GTACTCTTGACCACACCTACCACACCAACAAACAGAATGAAAGCCATTGTGGATGCGTCGGAAGGATTTGTGTATCTT GTGAGCTCAGTGGGTGTCACCGGAGCCCGAGCATCGGTTAGTGATAAGGTTCAAACTCTTttgcaggaaatcaaagag gCAACAACTAAGCCAGTGGCAGTTGGTTTCGGGATATCGAAACCTGAGCATGTGAAACAG ATAGCAGGATGGGGGGCAGATGGTGTGATTGTTGGAAGTGCTATGGTGAAGCTGCTTGGTGAGGCTAATTCGCCTCAAGAGGGATTGAAAGAACTGGAAAACTTAACCAACTCCTTAAAATCAGCACTTCCTTGA
- the LOC107645227 gene encoding tryptophan synthase alpha chain isoform X1 produces the protein MAIALKSACFLQLKKPEVNFQGFLPSKRAIVSVKRYTPVAAIKTMETVGLSETFTRLKKQGKVAFIPYITAGDPDLSTTAEALKVLDSCGSDIIELGVPYSDPLADGPVIQAAATRSLAKGTNFDAIISMLKEVVPQLSCPIALFTYYNPILKRGTEKFMSTIRDCGVHGLVVPDVPLEETKTLRMEAKNNGIELVNFFFTRTHNYRTFQVEHDGEGMVLLTTPTTPTNRMKAIVDASEGFVYLVSSVGVTGARASVSDKVQTLLQEIKEATTKPVAVGFGISKPEHVKQIAGWGADGVIVGSAMVKLLGEANSPQEGLKELENLTNSLKSALP, from the exons ATGGCTATTGCCCTGAAATCAGCTTGCTTCTTGCAATTGAAGAAACCAGAGGTCAATTTCCAGGGCTTTCTTCCCTCCAAGAGAGCTATTGTTTCAGTAAAGAGGTATACTCCAGTGGCCGCTATCAAGACGATGGAAACAGTTGGGCTCTCTGAAACCTTCACTAGGCTGaagaaacaaggaaaa GTGGCATTCATTCCATACATCACAGCTGGTGATCCTGATCTTTCAACCACAGCAGAAGCACTGAAAGTTCTTGATTCATGTGGCTCCGACATAATTGAGCTAGGTGTTCCATACTCAGATCCTTTGGCAGATGGTCCTGTTATCCAG GCTGCTGCTACTCGTTCTCTAGCAAAGGGCACCAATTTTGATGCTATTATCTCTATGTTGAAAGAG GTTGTTCCACAATTGTCTTGTCCAATTGCACTTTTTACTTATTACAATCCGATACTAAAGCGTGGCACTGAGAAATTTATGTCTACCATTAGAGACTGTGGTGTTCACG GACTTGTAGTTCCCGATGTTCCTCTGGAAGAGACAAAAACTTTAAGGATGGAAGCAAAGAACAATGGAATTGAACTGGTAAACTTCTTTTTTACCCGAACTCATAATTACAGAACCTTTCAAGTTGAGCATGATGGAGAAGGCATG GTACTCTTGACCACACCTACCACACCAACAAACAGAATGAAAGCCATTGTGGATGCGTCGGAAGGATTTGTGTATCTT GTGAGCTCAGTGGGTGTCACCGGAGCCCGAGCATCGGTTAGTGATAAGGTTCAAACTCTTttgcaggaaatcaaagag gCAACAACTAAGCCAGTGGCAGTTGGTTTCGGGATATCGAAACCTGAGCATGTGAAACAG ATAGCAGGATGGGGGGCAGATGGTGTGATTGTTGGAAGTGCTATGGTGAAGCTGCTTGGTGAGGCTAATTCGCCTCAAGAGGGATTGAAAGAACTGGAAAACTTAACCAACTCCTTAAAATCAGCACTTCCTTGA
- the LOC107645226 gene encoding V-type proton ATPase subunit F — protein sequence MANRAQIPTKNSALIAMIADEDTVVGFLLAGVGNVDLRRKTNYLIVDSKTTVKQIEDAFKEFTTREDIAIVLISQYVANMIRFLVDSYNKPVPAILEIPSKDHPYDPAHDSVLSRVKYLFSAESVASGRR from the exons ATGGCAAATAGAGCTCAAATTCCCACAAAAAATTCAGCACTCATTGCTATGATCGCAGATGAG GATACCGTTGTTGGATTTCTGCTGGCTGGAGTGGGTAATGTTGACTTGCGAAGGAAGACAAATTATCTTATTGTAGATTCAA AAACAACTGTGAAACAAATTGAAGATGCATTCAAAGAGTTCACAACTAGGGAAGATATTGCAATTGTGTTAATAAGCCAATAT GTTGCAAACATGATAAGATTTTTAGTTGATAGCTACAACAAGCCTGTTCCTGCAATATTGGAGATTCCTTCGAAGGATCATCCTTATGATCCTGCCCATGATTCAGTTCTTTCACGAGTGAAGTACCTCTTCTCTGCGGAATCTGTGGCTTCTGGGAGACGCTAA